In Accipiter gentilis chromosome 21, bAccGen1.1, whole genome shotgun sequence, one DNA window encodes the following:
- the GPR161 gene encoding G-protein coupled receptor 161 isoform X1, with amino-acid sequence MFLSVVLLLAAHHVLAAPALHALTMSGNSSLSNVKVLRNLTTQEDGAVRVTESIAIIVIAIFICLGNLVIVVTLYRKSYLLTLSNKFVFSLTLSNFLLSVLVLPFVVTSSIRREWIFGVVWCNFSALLYMLISSASMLTLGLIAIDRYYAVLYPMVYPMKITGNRAVVALVYVWLHSLIGCLPPLFGWSSLEFDQFKWMCVAAWHKEAGYTAFWQIWCALLPFVVMMICYGFIFRVARIKARKIHCGSIVIVEEDSQRNGRKNSSTSTSSSGSRRNAFQGVVYSANQCKAFITILVVIGAFVVTWGPYMVVITSEALWGKNSISPALETLATWLSFSSAICHPLIYGLWNKTVRKELLGMCFGDRYYRESFVQRHRTSRLFSISNRITDLGLSPHLTALMAGGRPLGNSSSTGDTGFSCSQDSGTDTMLLEDYSSDGPLAPHCICPPRRRSSVTFEDEVEQIKEAAKNSVLHVKAEVHKSLDSYASSLARAIEADVKISLFGEDALPGALFPVRTLPGSSMNTRRGTRPHASQRLKLQSIDEGNI; translated from the exons ATGTTTCTGAGCGTTGTTCTGCTTCTAGCTGCTCATCATGTCTTGGCTGCTCCAGCTCTGCACGCTCTGACCATGAGCGGCAATTCCTCCCTCAGCAATGTGAAGGTCCTGAGGAACCTCACCACACAGGAAGACGGGGCAGTCAGAGTCACTGAGTCCATTGCTATAATCGTCATTGCTATTTTCATCTGTTTGGGCAACTTGGTGATTGTCGTCACCCTATATCGGAAGTCTTACCTTCTCACATTGAGCAACAAGTTTGTGTTCAGCCTGACCCTCTCCAACTTTCTACTCTCTGTACTGGTGCTACCTTTCGTCGTCACCAGCTCCATCAGGCGAGAATGGATCTTCGGAGTTGTTTGGTGCAATTTCTCAGCCCTGCTCTACATGCTGATCAGCTCAGCCAGCATGCTTACTCTTGGACTCATAGCTATAGACCG GTACTATGCTGTGCTGTACCCGATGGTTTACCCAATGAAGATAACAGGCAACAGAGCAGTGGTAGCTCTTGTGTATGTGTGGCTACATTCCCTTATcggctgcctccctccccttttcGGCTGGTCATCTTTGGAGTTTGACCAATTCAAGTGGATGTGCGTGGCAGCCTGGCATAAAGAGGCTGGTTATACTGCCTTTTGGCAGATCTGGTGTGCGTTGCTGCCTTTCGTGGTCATGATGATCTGCTATGGATTCATATTCCGCGTGGCAAGGATTAAGGCCCGCAAAATCCACTGTGGTAGCATTGTCATTGTGGAGGAAGACTCCCAGAGGAATGGGAGGAAGAACTCCAGCACCTCTACATCCTCTTCTGGCAGCCGAAGGAACGCTTTCCAAGGGGTTGTCTACTCAGCCAACCAGTGCAAAGCTTTCATAACCATCTTGGTTGTCATCGGTGCCTTCGTGGTTACGTGGGGGCCTTACATGGTAGTAATTACATCAGAggcactttggggaaaaaatagtatttctcCTGCCTTGGAGACATTAGCTACATGGTTGTCCTTTTCCAGTGCCATTTGCCATCCACTAATTTATGGACTGTGGAACAAGACAGTGCGCAAGGAACTACTAGGAATGTGCTTTGGGGATCGGTATTATCGCGAGTCCTTTGTTCAGCGGCATAGGACATCAAGATTATTCAGCATTTCCAATAGGATCACAG ATTTGGGACTCTCTCCTCATCTCACTGCCCTCATGGCAGGTGGGCGGCCATtaggaaacagcagcagcacaggagacACAGGTTTCAGCTGCTCACAGGATTCAG GAACAGATACAATGCTTCTTGAAGATTATAGCTCTGATGGCCCTCTTGCCCCACACTGCATCTGTCCTCCTCGAAGGAGGAGTTCGGTGACATTTGAAGATGAAGTAGAGCAAATTAAAG aagctgcAAAGAATTCTGTTCTTCATGTAAAAGCCGAAGTCCATAAATCTCTGGACAGTTATGCATCCAGTTTAGCAAGAGCTATTGAAGCTGATGTGAAAATCAGCTTGTTTGGGGAAGATGCTTTACCAGGAGCTCTGTTCCCTGTGCGGACTCTGCCAGGAAGCAGTATGAACACACGGCGTGGTACCAGGCCCCATGCTAGCCAAAGACTTAAGTTGCAGAGCATCGATGAAGGGAATATTTGA
- the GPR161 gene encoding G-protein coupled receptor 161 isoform X2, whose translation MSGNSSLSNVKVLRNLTTQEDGAVRVTESIAIIVIAIFICLGNLVIVVTLYRKSYLLTLSNKFVFSLTLSNFLLSVLVLPFVVTSSIRREWIFGVVWCNFSALLYMLISSASMLTLGLIAIDRYYAVLYPMVYPMKITGNRAVVALVYVWLHSLIGCLPPLFGWSSLEFDQFKWMCVAAWHKEAGYTAFWQIWCALLPFVVMMICYGFIFRVARIKARKIHCGSIVIVEEDSQRNGRKNSSTSTSSSGSRRNAFQGVVYSANQCKAFITILVVIGAFVVTWGPYMVVITSEALWGKNSISPALETLATWLSFSSAICHPLIYGLWNKTVRKELLGMCFGDRYYRESFVQRHRTSRLFSISNRITDLGLSPHLTALMAGGRPLGNSSSTGDTGFSCSQDSGTDTMLLEDYSSDGPLAPHCICPPRRRSSVTFEDEVEQIKEAAKNSVLHVKAEVHKSLDSYASSLARAIEADVKISLFGEDALPGALFPVRTLPGSSMNTRRGTRPHASQRLKLQSIDEGNI comes from the exons ATGAGCGGCAATTCCTCCCTCAGCAATGTGAAGGTCCTGAGGAACCTCACCACACAGGAAGACGGGGCAGTCAGAGTCACTGAGTCCATTGCTATAATCGTCATTGCTATTTTCATCTGTTTGGGCAACTTGGTGATTGTCGTCACCCTATATCGGAAGTCTTACCTTCTCACATTGAGCAACAAGTTTGTGTTCAGCCTGACCCTCTCCAACTTTCTACTCTCTGTACTGGTGCTACCTTTCGTCGTCACCAGCTCCATCAGGCGAGAATGGATCTTCGGAGTTGTTTGGTGCAATTTCTCAGCCCTGCTCTACATGCTGATCAGCTCAGCCAGCATGCTTACTCTTGGACTCATAGCTATAGACCG GTACTATGCTGTGCTGTACCCGATGGTTTACCCAATGAAGATAACAGGCAACAGAGCAGTGGTAGCTCTTGTGTATGTGTGGCTACATTCCCTTATcggctgcctccctccccttttcGGCTGGTCATCTTTGGAGTTTGACCAATTCAAGTGGATGTGCGTGGCAGCCTGGCATAAAGAGGCTGGTTATACTGCCTTTTGGCAGATCTGGTGTGCGTTGCTGCCTTTCGTGGTCATGATGATCTGCTATGGATTCATATTCCGCGTGGCAAGGATTAAGGCCCGCAAAATCCACTGTGGTAGCATTGTCATTGTGGAGGAAGACTCCCAGAGGAATGGGAGGAAGAACTCCAGCACCTCTACATCCTCTTCTGGCAGCCGAAGGAACGCTTTCCAAGGGGTTGTCTACTCAGCCAACCAGTGCAAAGCTTTCATAACCATCTTGGTTGTCATCGGTGCCTTCGTGGTTACGTGGGGGCCTTACATGGTAGTAATTACATCAGAggcactttggggaaaaaatagtatttctcCTGCCTTGGAGACATTAGCTACATGGTTGTCCTTTTCCAGTGCCATTTGCCATCCACTAATTTATGGACTGTGGAACAAGACAGTGCGCAAGGAACTACTAGGAATGTGCTTTGGGGATCGGTATTATCGCGAGTCCTTTGTTCAGCGGCATAGGACATCAAGATTATTCAGCATTTCCAATAGGATCACAG ATTTGGGACTCTCTCCTCATCTCACTGCCCTCATGGCAGGTGGGCGGCCATtaggaaacagcagcagcacaggagacACAGGTTTCAGCTGCTCACAGGATTCAG GAACAGATACAATGCTTCTTGAAGATTATAGCTCTGATGGCCCTCTTGCCCCACACTGCATCTGTCCTCCTCGAAGGAGGAGTTCGGTGACATTTGAAGATGAAGTAGAGCAAATTAAAG aagctgcAAAGAATTCTGTTCTTCATGTAAAAGCCGAAGTCCATAAATCTCTGGACAGTTATGCATCCAGTTTAGCAAGAGCTATTGAAGCTGATGTGAAAATCAGCTTGTTTGGGGAAGATGCTTTACCAGGAGCTCTGTTCCCTGTGCGGACTCTGCCAGGAAGCAGTATGAACACACGGCGTGGTACCAGGCCCCATGCTAGCCAAAGACTTAAGTTGCAGAGCATCGATGAAGGGAATATTTGA